A window of the Schistocerca nitens isolate TAMUIC-IGC-003100 chromosome 5, iqSchNite1.1, whole genome shotgun sequence genome harbors these coding sequences:
- the LOC126260622 gene encoding LOW QUALITY PROTEIN: glucose dehydrogenase [FAD, quinone]-like (The sequence of the model RefSeq protein was modified relative to this genomic sequence to represent the inferred CDS: substituted 1 base at 1 genomic stop codon) has protein sequence MAYYVMPNPRAEAAIDPGSSGRPDARCCRDSRLAVCVSSKERCLQVSVVVARAVYNCSRASPLMHSCTGPAAAPQWAAETDTCNLGGSAGVLFAQLLATLAQAQCLLSDRGAYPPDTLSPLPEYDFVVVGAGSAGSAVAARLSENPDWRVLLLEAGGDPPPTSDIPGLFPSLAKTEVDWSYLTEVNSRVCQLQPGGRCAYPRGKVLGGSSSINGMAYFRGSPQDYDSWAALGNRGWSYREVLPFFKKLETFDGEELQRRPQTAALHGCDGPIQVSKTQRLDPAIDALDSAADELGYKLVEDFSTEPNIGFGQAYASIKNGSRWSTARGYLMPAKERANLHVVKFALVTKVLIESTKKIAYGVQFLKQGKMHEVRATKEIILSAGAVNTPHLLMHSGIGPKAHLEGIGIPVVADLKVGYNLQDHVTYVGMYFTRKPLLKMVPEEGIFQYLMNRTGPLSTTGITSYVGFIRTDAASRDAPGISEADRSNHPDIQLFFEMVPSGTGDRVAKIFNYEEEAMDPVVKLIARKDAIIPMTALVAPRSRGRIRLRSADPTQPPLIDSGYLEDPRDLENLLSGVAFAYRMGSTEAMRRAGFAVEDHPLEACSHRRRLTPDYWRCAAPYVVSPAFHPVGTAKMGPSSDVDAVVDARLRVHCVRNLRVADASVMPLIVRCNTNVPTIMIGEKCAHMVAQDWGHXAAQSCDAGPLILGSSQRLV, from the exons ATGGCATACTACGTGATGCCAAATCCTAGGGCAGAGGCTGCCATTGACCCTGGGAGCAGTGGCCGGCCGGACGCTCGATG CTGTCGGGACAGCCGGCTCGCCGTCTGTGTGTCAAGTAAAGAGCGGTGcctgcaagtgtcagttgtggtagCGAGGGCAGTCTACAATTGTTCGAGAG CCTCGCCTCTGATGCATTCGTGCACTGGCCCTGCAGCTGCCCCGCAGTGGGCAGCGGAGACGGACACGTGCAACCTGGGCGGCAGCGCCGGCGTGCTGTTCGCGCAGCTGTTGGCAACCCTGGCGCAAGCGCAGTGCCTGCTGTCAGACCGCGGCGCCTACCCGCCCGACACCCTGAGCCCGCTACCGGAGTACGACTTCGTGGTGGTCGGCGCCGGGTCCGCCGGGTCCGCGGTGGCAGCTCGCCTCTCGGAGAACCCCGACTGGAGGGTGCTGCTGCTCGAGGCAGGCGGGGACCCGCCGCCCACCTCAGACATCCCCGGACTCTTCCCCTCACTGGCAAAGACAGAG GTGGACTGGTCGTATCTGACGGAAGTAAACAGTCGTGTCTGCCAACTGCAACCTGGCGGGAGGTGTGCCTACCCCCGCGGCAAGGTCCTGGGGGGCAGCAGCTCCATCAACGGCATGGCCTACTTCAGGGGCAGCCCGCAGGATTACGACTCGTGGGCGGCGCTAGGGAACCGCGGCTGGTCCTACCGGGAGGTGCTGCCCTTCTTCAAGAAGCTGGAGACCTTCGACGGGGAGGAACTGCAGAGGAGACCGCAGACGGCAGCTCTGCACGGGTGCGACGGCCCCATCCAGGTGTCAAAGACTCAGCGTCTGGACCCTGCTATCGATGCACTGGACTCTGCAGCCGATGAATTAGGCTACAAGCTCGTCGAAGATTTCAGCACCGAGCCAAACATCGGGTTTGGTCAGGCGTACGCATCCATCAAGAATGGGTCGAGGTGGAGTACAGCCCGTGGATACTTAATGCCAGCTAAGGAGAGAGCGAACCTACATGTCGTTAAGTTTGCGCTCGTAACCAAAGTGCTGATCGAATCCACGAAAAAGATAGCTTACGGTGTACAGTTCCTGAAGCAGGGGAAGATGCACGAAGTTAGAGCGACAAAGGAAATAATTCTTTCAGCAGGGGCTGTCAATACACCTCACTTGTTAATGCATTCCGGCATTGGACCAAAAGCTCATTTGGAGGGAATTGGTATACCTGTGGTAGCGGACCTCAAAGTGGGTTACAATCTTCAGGATCACGTAACATATGTCGGTATGTATTTCACAAGGAAGCCACTGCTGAAAATGGTGCCTGAAGAGGGTATATTTCAATACCTAATGAACAGGACAGGTCCTCTATCAACTACCGGAATCACTTCATACGTAGGATTTATACGGACGGATGCAGCGTCACGTGATGCTCCTGGGATTTCTGAAGCCGATAGGAGTAACCACCCAGACATACAGTTATTCTTTGAAATGGTGCCGAGCGGCACTGGCGATAGAGTGGCCAAAATATTCAACTACGAGGAAGAAGCGATGGACCCTGTGGTCAAACTGATAGCGCGAAAAGATGCAATTATACCGATGACGGCGCTCGTGGCACCGAGGAGTCGGGGGCGCATAAGGCTGAGGAGCGCAGACCCGACGCAGCCGCCGCTGATCGACTCCGGCTACCTGGAAGACCCGCGCGACCTCGAAAACCTGCTGTCCGGCGTGGCGTTCGCCTACCGTATGGGCTCCACGGAGGCGATGCGGCGCGCAGGCTTCGCCGTCGAGGACCACCCACTGGAGGCGTGCAGCCACCGGAGGCGGCTGACGCCGGATTACTGGCGCTGCGCTGCGCCCTACGTGGTCAGCCCGGCCTTCCATCCCGTGGGCACCGCCAAGATGGGCCCCTCGAGCGACGTTGACGCAGTCGTCGACGCGAGGCTGAGAGTCCACTGCGTGCGCAACCTGCGCGTGGCCGACGCGTCCGTCATGCCGCTCATTGTGCGTTGCAACACCAACGTGCCGACAATCATGATCGGCGAGAAGTGCGCCCACATGGTAGCCCAAGACTGGGGGCACTAAGCAGCACAGAGCTGTGATGCAGGTCCCTTGATCTTGGGTAGCTCACAACgactggtgtaa